In Collimonas arenae, a single genomic region encodes these proteins:
- the msbA gene encoding lipid A export permease/ATP-binding protein MsbA, translating to MNVYSYTTIFKRLAALHKPYKKRLVLGLLGMVVTAATEPLVAYIFKILLDKGFVQKQTFPIWVVPLAVIGAFVARGASTFLTTYMTNWVSTRVLTTLRQQMFNRILNVSIDFHATHTVGRVINSIMFEVQQIIEMISKLFTSIVRCALTVAGLMGYMLFISWKLTIVALVLMPLMMLVVRTTAKRLKKLNKDSLDVNAQLTQVIEETTRAQQVIKVFGGEDYERKRFAESAEEIRRYSMRMTSTFAATVPVTQIMMACAMSVMITMGLVQASHGQLTAGDFISFLAAMIALQVPLKQLAEVNGPLQRGMAAAEAVFKLIDSRVERSGGIQLEKRAMGKIEFSNVGFSYPGQERPALKNINLDVKPGETIAFVGMSGGGKSTLVNLIPGFYSATEGRILLDDLPIESIALDSLRAQIAMVSQNVVLFNDTIAANIAYGDKAPSQERIEAAAKAAHLAEMITSLPESYATQVGDNGSRLSGGQRQRLAMARAIYKDAPILILDEATSALDTESERAVQAALDQLMQGRTTFVIAHRLSTIERASRIAVLSNGSIVEIGTHQELLSKQGAYANLYHLQFSKGAVNVEM from the coding sequence ATGAACGTATATTCCTATACAACGATCTTCAAGCGGCTTGCAGCTTTGCACAAGCCGTACAAGAAGCGCCTGGTGCTGGGCCTTCTGGGGATGGTAGTGACCGCGGCAACCGAGCCGCTGGTTGCCTACATCTTCAAGATCCTGCTGGACAAGGGCTTTGTTCAAAAGCAGACCTTTCCGATATGGGTGGTGCCGCTAGCCGTGATCGGCGCATTCGTCGCGCGCGGCGCGTCGACTTTCCTGACCACCTATATGACCAACTGGGTATCTACCCGGGTGCTGACAACGTTGCGCCAGCAGATGTTCAATCGCATCTTGAATGTCTCGATTGATTTCCATGCCACCCATACGGTAGGCCGCGTGATCAATTCGATCATGTTTGAGGTACAGCAAATCATTGAAATGATCAGCAAGCTGTTCACCTCGATCGTACGCTGCGCTCTTACTGTTGCGGGTTTGATGGGTTACATGCTGTTCATCAGCTGGAAACTGACGATAGTCGCACTTGTCTTGATGCCTCTGATGATGCTGGTGGTGCGCACCACCGCCAAGCGCCTGAAGAAGCTCAACAAGGATTCGCTCGACGTCAACGCCCAGCTAACACAGGTGATTGAAGAAACCACCCGCGCCCAGCAAGTGATCAAGGTGTTCGGCGGCGAGGACTACGAGCGTAAGCGCTTTGCGGAGTCCGCCGAAGAGATACGCCGCTACAGCATGCGCATGACCAGCACCTTTGCCGCCACCGTGCCGGTCACGCAAATCATGATGGCTTGCGCAATGTCGGTGATGATCACGATGGGTCTGGTCCAAGCCAGTCATGGCCAGCTTACCGCCGGCGATTTCATTTCGTTCCTGGCAGCGATGATTGCTCTGCAGGTGCCGCTCAAGCAACTGGCTGAAGTGAATGGCCCGTTGCAGCGCGGAATGGCAGCGGCGGAAGCGGTATTCAAACTGATCGACAGTCGGGTCGAACGTAGCGGCGGTATCCAGCTGGAGAAGCGAGCGATGGGGAAAATTGAATTCTCCAATGTCGGCTTTTCCTATCCCGGCCAGGAAAGACCTGCCTTGAAGAACATCAACCTGGACGTCAAGCCGGGCGAAACCATCGCTTTCGTTGGCATGTCGGGTGGCGGTAAATCAACTCTGGTCAACCTGATTCCGGGTTTCTATTCGGCCACCGAAGGCCGTATTTTGCTGGACGACTTGCCGATCGAAAGCATCGCGCTGGACAGCTTGCGGGCGCAGATAGCCATGGTGAGCCAGAATGTCGTGCTGTTCAACGACACGATCGCCGCCAATATCGCCTATGGCGACAAGGCCCCTAGCCAGGAACGGATTGAAGCTGCGGCGAAGGCTGCGCATCTGGCAGAGATGATTACTTCTTTACCGGAAAGCTACGCCACCCAGGTTGGCGACAATGGTTCGCGCCTGTCAGGCGGCCAGCGCCAGAGGCTGGCGATGGCGCGCGCCATCTACAAGGATGCACCGATCTTGATTCTGGATGAAGCCACTTCGGCGCTCGACACTGAGTCCGAACGCGCGGTGCAGGCAGCGCTGGACCAACTGATGCAGGGCCGCACAACGTTTGTGATCGCCCATCGACTGTCAACCATTGAGCGCGCCAGCCGTATCGCCGTGCTGTCGAACGGCAGTATCGTGGAGATCGGGACTCACCAGGAGTTGCTGAGCAAGCAGGGGGCCTATGCGAATTTGTATCATCTCCAGTTTTCCAAGGGAGCGGTGAACGTCGAGATGTAA
- a CDS encoding glycosyltransferase family 8 protein has product MNNSLPLSSGNPATDDSFHIAFCVDDHYCRSMGATIASIIANSPGVTFTFHVFAFSLSEDNRTRFKKLETMYDLKTHIHIIDPDVFKPFAHISQFSYYSPTIFTRLLIPSTLRGLCDKVLYLDADILCVGSMAELLAMDFGGDAAIVVPDADETTRRRCAALQLASQKYFNSGVMYMHVENWMAQEITEKTIHAILENGKDYRFPDQDALNVVLEGKIQYIPRKWNFLYDLIHDLEKDKRLMRDIGEVIFIHFAGAVKPWNDWCLHASRDLFVKYQALSPWADLALDKAPRNYKEMRMYSRFLMKRGQVLDSFKWYMKYLSAR; this is encoded by the coding sequence ATGAATAACTCTTTACCGCTTTCTTCTGGCAATCCGGCAACGGACGATTCTTTCCACATTGCTTTTTGCGTGGACGATCACTATTGCCGCAGCATGGGTGCGACCATTGCATCGATCATCGCCAACAGCCCTGGCGTGACATTCACCTTTCACGTCTTTGCCTTTTCGCTTTCCGAAGATAACCGGACGCGCTTCAAGAAGCTGGAAACAATGTATGACCTGAAGACGCATATCCATATCATCGATCCGGATGTATTCAAGCCTTTCGCACACATCTCGCAATTCTCCTACTACTCGCCGACTATCTTCACGCGTTTACTGATTCCCTCCACCTTGCGCGGATTATGCGACAAGGTGTTGTACTTGGATGCTGATATCTTATGCGTCGGCAGCATGGCCGAACTGCTGGCTATGGATTTCGGCGGCGACGCGGCGATCGTGGTGCCTGATGCGGATGAAACCACCCGCAGGCGCTGTGCGGCTTTGCAACTGGCGTCGCAGAAGTATTTCAATTCCGGCGTGATGTACATGCATGTCGAGAACTGGATGGCCCAGGAAATCACCGAGAAAACCATCCATGCGATCCTGGAAAACGGCAAGGACTACCGCTTTCCGGACCAAGACGCGTTGAATGTCGTGCTTGAGGGAAAAATCCAGTACATTCCGCGCAAATGGAATTTCCTGTATGACCTGATCCATGACCTGGAAAAGGACAAGCGCCTGATGCGGGATATCGGTGAAGTCATATTCATCCACTTTGCCGGCGCAGTAAAGCCGTGGAACGATTGGTGCCTGCACGCGTCGCGCGACCTCTTCGTCAAGTATCAGGCGTTGTCGCCCTGGGCTGACCTGGCGCTCGACAAGGCGCCAAGAAACTACAAGGAGATGCGTATGTATTCGCGCTTCCTGATGAAGCGCGGGCAAGTACTGGACAGCTTCAAATGGTATATGAAATATCTTTCCGCAAGGTAA
- a CDS encoding flavodoxin family protein: MTKVAIVYHSGYGHTKNQAEAVHAGVLRSQGATPELVAIDAEGNLSEAAWASLEAADAIIFGTPTYMGTVSWQFKKFADTSSKQWFGQKWKDKVAAGFTNSATMNGDKGTTMSYLITFAMQHSMVWVGTGLMPSNSKAATRNDVNFVGGFSGALAQSPSDSSPQEGPAAGDLETASLFGQRVAETARKFKQQSL, encoded by the coding sequence ATGACCAAAGTTGCTATCGTTTATCACTCCGGCTACGGCCATACCAAAAACCAGGCTGAAGCAGTGCACGCCGGTGTCTTGCGTTCGCAGGGAGCGACGCCGGAACTGGTCGCCATCGACGCCGAAGGCAACCTTAGCGAAGCGGCCTGGGCATCCCTGGAAGCGGCTGACGCAATCATTTTTGGCACGCCAACCTACATGGGCACGGTTTCCTGGCAGTTCAAGAAATTTGCGGATACCTCGTCCAAGCAATGGTTTGGTCAAAAATGGAAAGATAAAGTCGCTGCCGGTTTTACCAATTCGGCCACGATGAATGGCGACAAGGGCACCACCATGAGTTACCTGATTACCTTCGCGATGCAGCACAGCATGGTATGGGTGGGCACCGGCCTGATGCCGTCGAACAGCAAAGCCGCGACACGTAACGATGTGAATTTTGTCGGCGGCTTCTCCGGCGCGCTGGCGCAAAGCCCGTCCGACTCGTCGCCGCAAGAAGGTCCCGCCGCTGGTGATCTCGAGACCGCCAGCCTGTTTGGCCAGCGGGTTGCTGAGACTGCGCGGAAATTCAAGCAGCAATCGCTTTGA
- a CDS encoding sulfurtransferase, which translates to MQSSHPFVNIAAYKFVTFTDTEQKRPEFLAICKKLQLKGTILLTPEGINLFLAGLREQIDQFLAWLRADERFADLEVKESYSEKQPFTRMLVKLKAEIITMKHPLIKPELGRAPAVQAQTLKRWLDQGHDDNGKPVVMLDTRNAFEVDVGTFENTIDYRIEKFSEFPAVIAEHKDELADKTIVTFCTGGIRCEKAAIHMQDIGYDSVYQLEGGILKYFEECGGAHYDGDCFVFDYRTALNPQLQETATVQCYACRSVVTPRQQLSPQYVAGKSCPHCLPEAVPVATEATAAH; encoded by the coding sequence ATGCAGTCCAGTCATCCTTTCGTCAATATCGCGGCCTATAAATTCGTCACCTTCACAGATACAGAGCAAAAACGTCCTGAATTTCTTGCAATTTGCAAGAAATTGCAACTAAAAGGCACGATCTTGCTGACTCCCGAAGGAATCAACCTGTTCCTGGCCGGCCTGCGCGAGCAAATCGACCAGTTTCTGGCTTGGCTGCGCGCCGACGAGCGCTTTGCGGATCTGGAAGTAAAGGAAAGCTATTCGGAAAAGCAGCCGTTCACCCGCATGCTGGTCAAGCTGAAAGCTGAAATCATCACGATGAAGCACCCGCTGATCAAGCCGGAACTGGGCCGGGCTCCGGCGGTGCAGGCGCAGACTTTGAAGCGCTGGCTGGATCAAGGCCATGATGACAACGGCAAACCGGTGGTGATGCTGGATACCCGCAACGCATTTGAAGTCGACGTCGGCACGTTTGAAAACACTATCGATTATCGCATCGAGAAATTCAGCGAATTCCCGGCCGTGATCGCCGAGCACAAGGATGAGCTGGCGGACAAGACCATTGTTACCTTTTGCACCGGTGGCATCCGCTGCGAAAAAGCCGCGATCCACATGCAAGACATCGGCTACGACAGCGTCTATCAGCTGGAAGGTGGCATCCTGAAATATTTCGAAGAATGCGGCGGCGCCCATTACGACGGCGATTGCTTTGTATTCGACTATCGCACCGCACTCAATCCGCAGCTGCAAGAAACCGCTACTGTTCAATGCTATGCCTGCCGCTCTGTGGTAACGCCGCGCCAGCAGCTTTCGCCGCAGTATGTTGCCGGCAAATCCTGTCCGCATTGTCTTCCGGAAGCCGTTCCGGTAGCGACGGAGGCCACAGCAGCGCATTAA
- a CDS encoding LysR family transcriptional regulator → MNLTLEALQILDTIDRKGSFAAAAIELDRVPSALTYSVRKLEEDLDVLLFDRRGHRAKLTVAGLELLTEGRHLLLAAQELERRVKRAATGWEVELRIVLDSIIPFDSLLPLIEAFDRENAGTRLRISHEALSGVWEALLFDRADLAIGAPHSGPDSIRMSGGFQTRQLGMIDWVFAVAPDHPLANAPEPLTASLVQQYRAVAVGDTGRTLPSINSGLLNGQDILTVPSITAKLEAQLSGLGCGHLPRWMAAPYFASGALIEKQTTEAKPSDKTQIAWRTPVVGKSLKWFIAQLSEPATQRALLGATAQALPSPGQQPHHESTSNV, encoded by the coding sequence ATGAATCTGACGCTGGAAGCTTTGCAAATCCTCGACACGATAGACCGCAAAGGCAGCTTTGCCGCCGCCGCTATCGAGCTGGATCGCGTGCCGTCAGCACTCACTTACAGCGTGCGCAAGCTCGAAGAAGATCTGGATGTGCTGCTATTCGACCGCCGCGGCCATCGCGCTAAACTCACCGTCGCCGGCCTTGAACTGCTGACTGAAGGCCGCCATTTGCTGCTGGCGGCGCAAGAACTGGAGCGCAGGGTCAAGCGTGCTGCGACCGGCTGGGAAGTTGAGCTTCGCATTGTCCTTGACAGCATCATCCCGTTTGACAGCTTGCTGCCGCTGATCGAAGCCTTTGACCGTGAGAATGCCGGCACCCGCCTGCGCATTTCGCACGAGGCCCTGTCAGGCGTCTGGGAGGCCTTATTATTCGACCGCGCCGACCTGGCGATTGGCGCTCCGCATAGCGGCCCCGACAGTATCCGCATGAGCGGCGGCTTCCAGACCCGTCAGCTAGGCATGATCGATTGGGTCTTTGCAGTAGCACCCGATCACCCCTTGGCAAATGCGCCGGAGCCGCTTACTGCCAGCCTGGTGCAACAATATCGCGCGGTGGCGGTGGGCGACACTGGCCGCACCCTGCCCAGCATTAATTCAGGCCTGTTGAATGGCCAGGACATCCTCACCGTGCCGTCCATCACGGCAAAGCTGGAGGCCCAACTCAGCGGTCTCGGTTGCGGCCATTTGCCGCGCTGGATGGCCGCGCCCTATTTTGCTTCAGGCGCATTGATCGAAAAACAAACCACCGAAGCCAAACCCAGCGACAAGACGCAGATTGCCTGGCGCACGCCGGTCGTGGGGAAATCTCTCAAGTGGTTCATTGCGCAACTCAGCGAACCGGCGACGCAGCGCGCGTTGCTTGGAGCAACCGCCCAGGCATTGCCATCGCCAGGGCAGCAACCTCATCATGAATCGACCAGCAATGTCTAA
- the dnaE gene encoding DNA polymerase III subunit alpha, with the protein MTTPQFIQQFIHLRLHSEYSIVDGLVRIDDVVKAAASDGQAALGISDLANLFGMVKFYKAARGKGIKPIIGCDVWITNDDDHDKPSRLLLLVKNRQGYLQLCELLSRAWLENLHRGRAEIRAEWLAGLKDHGDGNGLIALSGAHFGDIGIAIDNGNPEAAERCLQRWSTIFPDNFYVEVQRAEQPNMEVHVRQAVALAAKFGVPVVATHPTQFLDKEEFIAHEARTCIAEGEMLANARRVRRFNVQQSFKTQAEMAELFADMPGALQNSIEIAKRCNLTLQLGKPQLPDFPTPDGMTIGEFLIQQSQEGLALRLVHLFPDEAKREQQRQRYQDRLKFETDTIIKMGFPGYFLIVAEFIRWAKQNGVPVGPGRGSGAGSLVAYSLQITDLDPLKYNLLFERFLNPERVSMPDFDIDFCQEGRDRVIQHVKDLYGKDAVSQIATFGTMAAKGAIRDVGRVLDFGYNFCDGISKLIPFKPGKHVTIADAIQEEPMLAERLENEEEVKQLLNLAQQVEGIARNIGMHAGGVLIAPGKLTDFCPLYTQGGDAGVVSQYDKDDVEAVGLVKFDFLGLTTLTILDRAVRYIKQLDPAMADFSLEKLPLNDRASYELLTAAKTVAVFQLESRGMQGMLKDARPDRFEDIIALVALYRPGPMDLIPDFCKRKHGERFDYPDPRTEGILSETYGIMVYQEQVMQMAQVVGGYSLGGADLLRRAMGKKKAEEMAEHRQIFRDGAAKDGLSEAKADEIFDLMEKFAGYGFNKSHAAAYALLSYHTAYLKAHHPAAFMAANLSLAMDDTEKIKILVEDALVICKLTLLPPDINASDYRFTPEGEPGKKATFIRYGLGAVKGSGQNAIEAIIAARQEKPFVDLFDFCLRVDKRQINRRTIESLIRAGAFDCFKVDRGILLASVPRAMEAADQKLASANQVSLFGGDDSDLEAPIEYVQVTPWTDKQKLTEEKTALGFYLSGHLFHAYAGEARRFARTPLGSLEPSREPRTMAGIISGLRTQMTQRGKMMIVTLDDGSATLDVTVYNEQFEPNKAFFKEDEFLVVQGKVSEDRFNGGLRASAEKVMDIATARIHYGRQFVLSLTSSEKKIDVVQLRDMLAPHRSDNGLPLTLRYTGEGVACEMLFGDDWRVSPSDGLQFALVERIGSGMVAVEY; encoded by the coding sequence ATGACGACACCGCAATTTATTCAGCAGTTTATTCACCTACGCCTCCATTCAGAGTATTCCATTGTCGATGGCCTTGTACGCATCGACGACGTAGTGAAAGCTGCAGCCAGCGATGGCCAGGCTGCACTTGGCATTTCCGATCTCGCCAATTTGTTCGGCATGGTCAAATTCTATAAGGCTGCGCGGGGCAAAGGCATCAAGCCGATTATCGGCTGCGACGTCTGGATTACCAACGACGACGACCATGACAAGCCATCGCGCCTGTTATTGCTGGTCAAGAATCGCCAAGGGTATCTGCAGCTATGCGAATTGCTGTCCCGTGCATGGCTGGAAAACCTGCATCGCGGCCGCGCTGAAATTCGCGCCGAATGGCTGGCCGGTCTCAAGGATCATGGCGATGGAAACGGCTTGATTGCGTTATCCGGCGCGCACTTCGGTGATATCGGCATTGCCATCGATAATGGCAATCCGGAGGCGGCCGAGCGCTGCCTCCAGCGCTGGTCCACTATCTTCCCGGACAATTTCTATGTAGAAGTGCAGCGCGCCGAACAACCGAATATGGAGGTGCATGTGCGCCAGGCGGTGGCGCTGGCGGCGAAATTCGGTGTGCCGGTGGTGGCCACTCATCCGACCCAGTTCCTCGACAAAGAAGAGTTCATCGCGCACGAAGCGCGTACCTGTATCGCCGAAGGCGAGATGCTGGCCAATGCGCGCCGCGTGCGCCGCTTCAACGTGCAGCAATCGTTCAAGACTCAGGCAGAAATGGCGGAGCTGTTTGCCGATATGCCGGGGGCCTTGCAGAATTCCATCGAAATCGCCAAGCGTTGCAACCTGACACTGCAGCTGGGCAAGCCGCAACTGCCGGATTTCCCTACGCCGGACGGCATGACCATCGGCGAATTCCTGATCCAGCAATCGCAGGAAGGCCTGGCGTTGCGCCTGGTGCATCTGTTCCCCGACGAAGCCAAGCGCGAGCAGCAGCGCCAGCGTTACCAGGACCGGCTGAAGTTTGAAACCGACACCATCATCAAGATGGGATTCCCCGGTTACTTCCTGATCGTTGCGGAATTTATCCGTTGGGCCAAGCAGAACGGGGTACCGGTCGGACCGGGGCGGGGTTCCGGCGCGGGTTCGCTGGTGGCGTATTCGCTGCAGATTACCGATCTGGATCCGCTCAAATACAACCTGCTGTTCGAACGTTTCCTCAACCCTGAGCGGGTATCGATGCCCGACTTCGATATCGACTTTTGCCAGGAAGGCCGCGACCGCGTCATCCAGCACGTCAAGGATTTGTACGGTAAGGATGCGGTGTCGCAGATCGCCACCTTCGGTACCATGGCCGCCAAGGGCGCGATCCGTGACGTCGGCCGGGTGCTCGATTTTGGCTACAATTTTTGTGACGGCATTTCCAAGCTGATCCCGTTCAAGCCGGGTAAGCACGTGACGATCGCCGATGCGATCCAGGAAGAGCCGATGCTGGCGGAACGCTTGGAAAACGAAGAAGAGGTCAAGCAACTGCTCAACCTGGCGCAGCAAGTCGAAGGTATCGCCCGCAACATCGGCATGCACGCCGGTGGCGTCCTGATCGCCCCGGGCAAGCTGACCGATTTCTGCCCGTTATACACGCAAGGCGGCGATGCCGGCGTGGTCTCGCAATACGATAAAGACGACGTGGAAGCAGTCGGCCTGGTCAAGTTCGACTTTTTGGGCCTGACCACGTTGACTATCCTCGATCGTGCAGTGCGCTACATCAAGCAGCTTGATCCAGCCATGGCGGATTTCAGCCTGGAAAAATTGCCGCTCAACGACCGTGCTTCTTATGAATTGCTGACCGCCGCCAAAACCGTGGCCGTGTTCCAGCTGGAAAGCCGCGGCATGCAAGGCATGTTGAAAGATGCGCGGCCTGACCGCTTCGAAGACATTATCGCGCTGGTGGCTTTGTACCGTCCGGGCCCGATGGACCTGATCCCTGATTTCTGCAAACGTAAGCACGGCGAACGCTTCGACTACCCTGACCCGCGGACCGAAGGCATCTTGTCTGAAACCTACGGCATCATGGTGTATCAGGAGCAGGTGATGCAGATGGCGCAGGTGGTCGGCGGCTACTCGCTCGGCGGCGCCGATTTGCTACGGCGGGCAATGGGTAAGAAGAAGGCTGAAGAGATGGCGGAACATCGCCAGATTTTCCGTGACGGTGCAGCCAAGGACGGCTTGTCCGAGGCCAAGGCCGACGAAATTTTCGACTTGATGGAAAAATTCGCGGGCTACGGCTTCAACAAGTCGCACGCAGCCGCCTATGCCTTGCTGTCGTATCACACAGCCTACCTGAAAGCGCATCACCCTGCAGCGTTCATGGCCGCCAACTTGTCGTTGGCGATGGACGATACCGAAAAGATCAAGATCCTGGTGGAAGACGCGCTGGTTATCTGCAAGCTGACTTTGCTGCCGCCGGACATCAACGCATCGGACTACCGTTTCACGCCGGAAGGCGAGCCGGGCAAGAAGGCGACCTTTATCCGCTACGGACTCGGAGCCGTGAAAGGCTCAGGACAGAACGCGATTGAAGCCATCATCGCTGCCCGCCAGGAAAAGCCGTTCGTCGATTTATTCGATTTCTGCCTGCGGGTCGACAAACGCCAGATCAACCGCCGTACCATTGAGTCGCTGATACGCGCTGGCGCATTTGACTGTTTCAAGGTCGACCGTGGGATCCTGCTGGCGTCGGTGCCGCGCGCGATGGAGGCCGCAGACCAGAAACTGGCGTCGGCCAACCAGGTCAGCCTGTTTGGCGGCGACGACAGCGATCTCGAAGCACCGATCGAATATGTACAGGTAACACCCTGGACCGATAAGCAGAAACTGACCGAAGAGAAGACTGCCCTCGGTTTTTATCTGTCCGGGCATCTGTTCCATGCCTATGCCGGAGAGGCGCGCCGCTTTGCACGCACGCCGCTTGGCAGTCTGGAGCCATCGCGTGAGCCGCGTACCATGGCCGGCATCATCTCTGGTTTGCGGACGCAAATGACGCAGCGTGGAAAAATGATGATCGTCACTCTGGATGACGGCAGCGCAACGCTTGACGTAACTGTCTACAACGAACAGTTCGAGCCGAACAAGGCTTTCTTCAAGGAAGACGAGTTCCTGGTAGTACAGGGCAAGGTCTCGGAAGACCGCTTTAACGGCGGCTTGCGGGCCTCCGCCGAAAAAGTGATGGACATCGCTACCGCACGTATTCACTATGGCCGCCAGTTTGTGCTGTCGCTGACATCTTCAGAAAAGAAGATCGACGTGGTGCAATTGCGGGATATGCTGGCACCGCACCGTTCGGACAACGGCTTGCCCTTGACTCTGCGCTACACAGGCGAGGGCGTGGCTTGCGAAATGCTGTTCGGCGACGACTGGAGAGTGTCGCCGAGCGACGGTTTGCAGTTTGCCCTGGTAGAGAGAATCGGTTCGGGAATGGTCGCTGTGGAGTATTGA
- a CDS encoding glycosyltransferase family 9 protein, which yields MTAQLVPAERLKTADKILFIAHLALGDFTYLQNCFQAFAQAFPHIKIHIWVDEVRRTDKEAAWPFLKKYALYDWLAECPFVAKIYQQTYSPALFEQSIVEAQQQDYPLVVSLSTLRPPMYAKLARQISPRGFVAGMQKPAGILALHKRLAYRKLDASFNPDGVAEPGVHISAVYAAWFNRLFGMESTPSSRLPFVRIPEQWDRYAQEQLKLWKFERDNGQSVYPAKLIFINPYAKTHKRCWPLERVVELVSALRAEEAYRDTRFIVNVVPEEMQHAKAFFDGKSLGRLQLFSAQDNFFQLPAMLRECDLIISVETAVMHLANAVHVPVIALMRQKNPEWAPIDKEHSTVITTANRRDWVKAITVNQVIAVLHQQK from the coding sequence ATGACAGCACAACTCGTCCCGGCCGAAAGATTAAAGACAGCAGATAAAATTCTGTTCATCGCCCATCTTGCCCTTGGTGATTTCACCTACCTGCAAAACTGCTTCCAGGCTTTTGCGCAGGCCTTTCCGCATATCAAGATCCATATCTGGGTAGACGAGGTCAGGCGCACCGACAAAGAAGCCGCATGGCCGTTTCTGAAAAAATATGCCCTGTACGACTGGTTGGCAGAATGTCCTTTCGTCGCCAAGATCTATCAGCAGACCTACAGTCCGGCCTTGTTCGAGCAATCTATCGTCGAGGCGCAACAGCAGGATTATCCGCTGGTTGTGTCATTGTCGACGCTGCGGCCGCCAATGTATGCAAAACTGGCGCGCCAGATCAGCCCGCGCGGATTTGTAGCGGGCATGCAGAAGCCGGCTGGAATTCTCGCACTGCATAAGCGCTTGGCGTATCGTAAGCTGGATGCCTCTTTCAATCCCGACGGCGTCGCCGAGCCGGGCGTGCATATCAGTGCGGTGTATGCGGCCTGGTTCAACCGCCTGTTTGGCATGGAGAGTACGCCATCCTCGCGCCTGCCCTTTGTACGGATTCCAGAGCAGTGGGACCGCTACGCGCAAGAGCAGCTGAAGCTGTGGAAATTTGAACGCGACAACGGACAATCGGTTTATCCGGCCAAGCTGATCTTCATCAATCCCTATGCCAAAACCCATAAACGCTGCTGGCCGCTGGAACGGGTGGTGGAATTGGTCTCGGCACTGAGAGCTGAGGAAGCCTATCGGGATACGCGTTTCATCGTCAACGTCGTGCCGGAGGAAATGCAGCATGCGAAAGCCTTCTTCGACGGCAAGTCGCTAGGCCGTTTGCAGCTGTTCAGTGCGCAGGACAATTTTTTTCAGTTGCCTGCCATGTTGCGGGAATGTGATCTGATTATTTCGGTCGAAACCGCTGTGATGCATCTGGCCAATGCTGTGCATGTACCAGTGATCGCCTTAATGCGCCAGAAAAATCCGGAATGGGCGCCGATCGACAAGGAACACAGCACGGTGATCACTACCGCCAACCGCAGGGATTGGGTGAAGGCGATTACCGTTAACCAGGTTATCGCTGTACTGCACCAGCAGAAATAG
- a CDS encoding glycosyltransferase family 9 protein: MAITSSHVLICRTDNIGDVILTLPIAAYLKQHFPSLKISFLCRAYAAPVVRHCRSIDDVVELESFLDNPDAYFAKANVDTIILAQPNKRLAVIAFKARIRNRIGNARHKLYQMLYCNRRVRFKKGNSELHEAQFNFEFLRPFGLTTIPQLPEIISLYDFDIPEVAEINRLFQAHPFNLILHTKSNGHGREWPIKHYTALAKELGNYPDIQMWLTGSPAEGEWLAEHAKELLQQPNVSNVCGKFTLDQLSSFIKAADGLIASGTGPLHVSAALGQRTLGLFPPTRPMHPGRWAPLGTRAQALSLPISCVGCKGSNAASCDCMENIRPDAVAKIVLQWRQEARSNDAANAPISAGAVQR; the protein is encoded by the coding sequence ATGGCAATAACCAGCTCCCATGTCTTAATATGCCGCACCGACAATATAGGCGACGTCATCCTGACCTTGCCGATTGCGGCATATCTGAAACAACACTTTCCGTCGCTGAAAATAAGTTTCCTGTGCCGCGCCTATGCCGCCCCGGTGGTCAGACATTGCCGCAGTATCGACGACGTGGTGGAGCTCGAGAGCTTCCTGGATAATCCGGATGCCTACTTTGCCAAAGCGAATGTCGACACCATCATCCTAGCGCAGCCGAACAAGCGCCTGGCGGTAATTGCATTCAAGGCGCGCATTCGCAACCGGATCGGCAACGCCCGCCACAAGCTTTATCAAATGCTGTATTGCAATCGTAGAGTGCGCTTCAAGAAAGGCAATTCGGAATTGCACGAGGCGCAATTCAATTTCGAATTCCTGCGCCCTTTCGGGCTGACCACCATTCCGCAGCTGCCTGAAATCATCTCGCTCTATGATTTCGACATTCCCGAGGTTGCGGAAATAAACCGGCTGTTCCAGGCGCACCCGTTCAATCTCATCCTCCATACGAAGTCCAATGGTCACGGGCGCGAATGGCCAATCAAACATTACACGGCACTCGCCAAAGAGCTGGGTAACTATCCGGATATACAAATGTGGCTTACCGGCAGCCCTGCCGAAGGTGAATGGCTGGCCGAACATGCGAAAGAATTATTGCAGCAGCCGAACGTCAGCAATGTTTGCGGAAAATTCACGCTCGACCAACTCAGTTCGTTCATTAAGGCTGCAGATGGCTTGATCGCCAGCGGTACTGGTCCGCTTCACGTTTCAGCGGCATTGGGGCAGCGCACGCTCGGCTTGTTCCCGCCGACTCGCCCGATGCACCCGGGCCGGTGGGCGCCGCTGGGAACCCGGGCGCAAGCCCTGTCTTTGCCGATCAGCTGCGTCGGCTGCAAGGGCAGCAACGCCGCCAGTTGCGACTGTATGGAAAACATCAGGCCTGACGCCGTCGCCAAGATTGTCTTGCAATGGCGCCAGGAGGCACGTAGCAACGATGCCGCGAATGCGCCTATTTCTGCTGGTGCAGTACAGCGATAA